In Dermacentor variabilis isolate Ectoservices chromosome 11, ASM5094787v1, whole genome shotgun sequence, one genomic interval encodes:
- the LOC142563138 gene encoding uncharacterized protein LOC142563138 gives MASQPEERKETTEAKPTAEEQVGEMSTKSEKDRDAEKSEKEVEETTTRSEKDHGVTEKTDKEASKVSKKSSGSTRSKGSKKGSGQETSKSEKEASKKKSGRQTALQVPKGPAALDGEPVPQTSNADAVDYVKMRLIAAGGVIVVSFILIALTMMGVWKKTAPVKGLACVSQKCQEVMIHADSLLDSQVKPCRDFYRHVCYRWIETPVGKQPSSFMTDMARNFTNVWHRELTMDHIQGDYVPLKQDASQFYRSCRASLEKPIDIGAVTQELFDALKLPLPQWFAETSSKNFLHSILHLSLVNRFHTLVSTTPVVSDSEKALLIRRESPFHLLVKPIYEAHLGNYARVVLKAIGKEHANDAVIEEVLKLDLTRARMVVQDGLSERRLEDVSCPGFAADVWRRALEKDLSRQEHVVKMAGADAICEDLKGVLVRTTSAARPLYVLALLSVPVITYDYELSEDRSPFAIKGACYRATGAAFEDVWLQLMSSFLSVSKAVEEGVDAYMGFIKLRMSEHIRARSWMSERDRSAALGKLEKARMLRFRTAVLTERAVRCYAEKFSKSANFTTNLVSLRSRDVEKCLFYPEFSRSDSRVTKILAGTDLVAERETLTVYVPVSFAIPPMYYRRVENDKFVNMAMLGVQLGRKVLSFLDRKSFNPQEAVDNGTAATTKGDGWSSGTLANYTAIQTCYSGVSARYVKRLDDSQFDDAFAVVDALRLAYAGKRHHEVDIVKSSEKRSKDSNAAFFKLACLSLCTARNVPADVNTLDFETSYAACLFAVTNLPQFAQALQCQPRDQMWKINRCCVD, from the exons TTGAGGAAACGACAACGAGGTCTGAAAAAGACCACGGGGTAACCGAAAAAACTGACAAAGAAG CTTCGAAAGTGTCCAAGAAGAGCTCGGGAAGTACGA GATCGAAGGGTTCGAAGAAGGGTTCGG GCCAAGAGACGTCAAAGTCAGAAAAGGAAG CCTCTAAGAAAAAATCTGGACGTCAGACTGCGCTACAAG TGCCAAAAGGCCCTGCGGCATTGGATGGGGAACCTGTTCCGCAGACCTCGAACGCGG ATGCCGTCGACTACGTCAAGATGCGGCTGATAGCAGCAGGCGGTGTTATCGTCGTAAGCTTCATCTTAATAGCGCTCACGATGATGGGAGTATGGAAGAAGACAGCCCCCGTGAAGGGCCTGGCGTGCGTCAGCCAAAAATGCCAAGAG GTGATGATCCACGCAGACAGCTTGTTGGACAGCCAAGTCAAACCCTGCCGCGACTTCTACCGCCACGTGTGCTATCGCTGGATCGAGACGCCAGTGGGCAAGCAGCCATCCTCGTTCATGACTGACATGGCGCGCAACTTCACGAACGTCTGGCACCGGGAGCTGACCATGGACCACATACAAGGAGACTACGTGCCGCTGAAGCAGGACGCCTCACAATTCTACCGGTCGTGCCGGGCCTCTCTTGAAAAACCGATTGACATTGGGGCCGTGACTCAAGAGCTCTTCGAC GCGCTGAAGCTACCCTTGCCGCAGTGGTTCGCGGAAACGAGCTCGAAAAACTTCTTGCACAGTATCCTTCACCTGTCTCTAGTGAATCGTTTCCACACGCTGGTCAGCACGACCCCTGTCGTGAGCGACTCAGAAAAGGCTCTCCTGATCCGCAGAGAGTCGCCGTTTCACCTTCTCGTGAAACCCATTTACGAAGCGCACCTGGGGAACTACGCGAGAGTCGTCCTTAAAGCGATTGGCAAGGAACACGCGAACGACGCGGTCATCGAGGAAGTCCTGAAGCTGGACCTCACGAGAGCCCGCATGGTTGTACAGGACGGCCTATCAGAACGGAGGCTCGAAGACGTTAGCTGTCCGGGTTTCGCAGCAGATGTCTGGAGGCGAGCACTCGAGAAGGACCTCTCCCGGCAAGAACACGTTGTGAAGATGGCAGGTGCGGACGCAATCTGCGAGGACCTGAAAGGCGTTCTCGTGCGCACCACCAGTGCGGCCCGACCGCTGTACGTGCTGGCACTTTTATCGGTCCCCGTAATCACTTACGATTACGAGCTGTCCGAGGACCGCAGTCCTTTCGCCATCAAGGGTGCTTGCTACCGTGCCACAGGGGCCGCGTTCGAGGACGTCTGGCTGCAGCTGATGAGCAGCTTCCTGTCCGTCTCTAAGGCCGTCGAGGAGGGTGTCGACGCCTACATGGGCTTCATCAAGTTGCGCATGAGCGAGCATATCCGTGCCAGGAGCTGGATGAGCGAACGCGACCGCAGCGCTGCGCTCGGCAAGCTCGAAAAGGCGCGGATGTTGCGCTTCCGCACCGCCGTGTTGACAGAGCGGGCGGTCCGGTGCTACGCCGAAAAGTTCAGCAAGTCGGCAAACTTCACGACGAACCTGGTGTCGTTGCGCTCCCGCGATGTCGAGAAGTGTCTGTTCTACCCGGAGTTCAGCCGCAGCGACTCCCGTGTCACGAAGATCCTGGCCGGCACGGACCTGGTCGCAGAACGGGAGACCCTGACGGTGTACGTGCCGGTATCCTTCGCGATTCCCCCGATGTACTACCGGCGAGTGGAGAACGACAAGTTCGTCAACATGGCGATGCTGGGCGTCCAGCTCGGGCGAAAG GTACTGTCATTCCTGGACCGGAAGAGCTTCAACCCACAGGAGGCGGTCGACAACGGAACAGCGGCCACCACCAAAGGCGATGGGTGGAGTTCGGGTACGCTGGCCAATTACACGGCCATCCAGACGTGCTACTCAGGCGTCTCGGCCAGGTACGTCAAGCGCCTCGACGACTCCCAGTTCGACGACGCGTTCGCGGTCGTGGATGCCCTGCGGCTTGCGTACGCCGGCAAGCGACACCACGAAGTCGATATCGTCAAGAGTAGCGAGAAGCGCTCCAAGGACTCCAACGCGGCGTTCTTCAAGCTCGCCTGCCTTTCGCTGTGTACGGCCCGCAACGTCCCTGCGGACGTGAACACCCTGGACTTCGAGACGTCGTACGCGGCGTGCCTGTTCGCCGTGACCAACCTGCCTCAGTTCGCCCAGGCTCTTCAGTGTCAACCCAGAGACCAGATGTGGAAGATAAACCGATGCTGTGTCGACTAG